Proteins encoded together in one Streptomyces sp. B1I3 window:
- a CDS encoding penicillin-binding protein 2 — protein MNRPLRHIAIFCGLLMLALLVRTNWLQYARSEELATHEHNRRVKITQFATPRGDIIVNGKAITGSKEVEGTDFKYQRTFKQGAMYAPVTGYASQAQGMSLLEKTYDSILSGQDERFAFRHAKDILTGEERRAGDVITTIDPKAQEAAYKGLTDLDARGAVVALDPKTGKVLALVSTPSYDPSVFAGNSFKEGDKFQALVDDKGKPLANRPLRETFPPGSTFKILTAAAALEHGVVTDVDARTDAASPYPLPLSSSRISSEAGDATCNKASMKTAMQHSCNNVFLDAALKVGDEGMRETAEKFGFNEDVYSDAFGDMLATRSLYPESLDKPGTALTGMGQGSLTSTPMQMAMVTAALANDGKLMQPYIVDELRGPDLSTLEKNEPQLKSQAVSEETAKKVQEMMEFTAAEGSARRALIDGVTVGGKTGTAQRGDDVSKEVPYGWFVSYGKKADGQSVAVAVFIDPTAMDISRSDISGGGLGGPIAKKVMEAVLGE, from the coding sequence ATGAACAGGCCGTTGCGGCACATAGCCATCTTCTGCGGGCTCTTGATGCTGGCCCTGCTGGTACGCACCAACTGGCTCCAGTACGCCAGGAGCGAGGAGCTCGCCACCCACGAGCACAACCGGCGGGTCAAGATCACCCAGTTCGCGACGCCGCGCGGCGACATCATCGTGAACGGCAAGGCGATCACGGGGTCGAAGGAGGTCGAGGGGACCGACTTCAAGTACCAGCGCACGTTCAAGCAGGGCGCGATGTACGCACCCGTCACCGGCTACGCCTCCCAGGCGCAGGGCATGTCCCTCCTGGAGAAGACGTACGACAGCATCCTCAGCGGCCAGGACGAGCGCTTCGCCTTCCGGCACGCCAAGGACATCCTCACGGGTGAGGAGCGGCGCGCCGGCGATGTGATCACGACCATCGACCCCAAGGCCCAGGAGGCGGCCTACAAGGGTCTGACCGACCTCGACGCACGGGGTGCGGTCGTCGCCCTCGACCCGAAGACCGGAAAGGTCCTCGCCCTGGTGTCGACGCCCTCGTACGACCCATCGGTCTTCGCCGGCAACTCCTTCAAGGAGGGCGACAAGTTCCAGGCGCTGGTCGACGACAAGGGCAAACCGCTGGCCAACCGCCCGCTGCGCGAGACCTTCCCGCCCGGCTCCACCTTCAAGATCCTCACTGCCGCCGCGGCCCTGGAACACGGCGTCGTCACGGACGTCGACGCCCGCACCGACGCGGCGTCCCCCTACCCGCTGCCGCTGTCGAGCAGCAGGATCAGCAGTGAGGCGGGCGACGCGACCTGCAACAAGGCGTCGATGAAGACGGCCATGCAGCACTCCTGCAACAACGTCTTCCTGGACGCCGCCCTCAAGGTGGGCGACGAGGGGATGCGCGAGACGGCCGAGAAGTTCGGCTTCAACGAGGACGTCTACTCCGACGCCTTCGGCGACATGCTCGCGACGAGGAGTCTCTACCCCGAGTCGCTGGACAAGCCCGGCACCGCCCTCACCGGCATGGGCCAGGGCAGCCTCACGAGCACCCCGATGCAGATGGCGATGGTCACGGCGGCCCTCGCCAACGACGGCAAGCTGATGCAGCCGTACATCGTCGACGAGCTGCGCGGCCCGGACCTGTCCACCCTGGAGAAGAACGAGCCGCAGCTCAAGAGCCAGGCCGTCTCCGAGGAGACGGCGAAGAAGGTCCAGGAAATGATGGAGTTCACCGCCGCGGAGGGCAGCGCGAGGCGCGCGCTGATCGACGGCGTGACGGTGGGCGGCAAGACGGGTACGGCTCAGCGCGGCGACGACGTGAGCAAGGAAGTCCCGTACGGCTGGTTCGTCTCGTACGGCAAGAAGGCGGACGGCCAGTCGGTGGCGGTCGCCGTGTTCATCGACCCGACGGCGATGGACATCTCGCGGTCGGACATCTCGGGTGGTGGCCTGGGTGGCCCGATCGCGAAGAAGGTCATGGAGGCGGTGCTGGGCGAGTAG